Below is a genomic region from Parus major isolate Abel chromosome 22, Parus_major1.1, whole genome shotgun sequence.
GCGGCCCCAGGGAGCGCCGCAGCCAGGGGCCACCAGTGCCACCACCTCTCCTACCTGGTTGGAGGTCATGGCCACGATCCTGTCCAGGTCCTCCACCAGCTGCTTGAAGGTGGGTCTCTGGGAAGGGACGGCGTGCCAGCAATCCCTCATCATCATGTACCTGTgagggcagggccagggggGCTCAGCCCGGGGACCCCCACCCACGGCAGCACACAAAGCGCCAGGCTGGGACCCACAGCCAACGGAGATGTTCCTCCAGGGACTGAGGGTAATCCCCTGTGTCCCACCTGCCCTCATGAGCCAGGGATGTTTGGGGAGGAGGATGGACACAGTCTGGGctggtccctgtgctggggtcaCCCTGGGATTCCCTCCCACCACGGGAGATGCTCATTATTGGATCTGCCTGTCACCCTCCACGCCCCAGCCCGTGTTCTGGGCCTGGCACTCAGAGACTTCAAACCCCTCTTGcccatcccagcactgcactCACAGCTCGTTGGTGCAGTTGCTGGGCTTGTCCATCCTGTGACCTTCCTTCAGCAGCTTGAAGAGCTCTTCAACGGGCACACCAGGGTATGGTGACCCACCCAGCGTGAAGatctcccacagcagcaccccaaAGGACCACCTGGGAACACAGGCAGACGCTGGGGCACCGGCTCTGGGGCGCTGACACCCAGTTTGGGTACAGCTAGAGGCTGGTTTGCGGGGAGGAACAACCACCCACAGCTTCGATTCACTTCGCAGGACTTTGGAGTCCCAGCACCAAACACAATTAGGATTCAAATTGTTTGGTTGGCCAACACCAATTGCAACTCCATTAATTCAAGATGAATACCATCCATGCATGTCCCCAGCAGGCCCCACTCACACGTCACTCTGGTGGGTGTAGATTCGGTCAAAGAGAGCCTCGGGGGCCATCCACTTCACTGGCAGGCGACCCTGAGACACAAAACCCCCCAGTGGCTCCATGGCTGTGAGGGAACCTGGGCCCTGtggcactcccagcccaggctggagcatcCCCACCCCTCAGAACCCCCGGCACACCACTCACGTTCGTCGTCTTCTTGTAGTAATCGATGTGGTGGATGTCACGGGCCAGCCCGAAGTCAGCGATCTTCATCACGTTGTCCTCTGTCACCAGCACGTTCCTGGCTGCCAGGTCCCTGTGGATGCACTGACCGAGCACGGGGCTGTCAGCCCACGGCAGACCACGGGGAGGGGTCCCCACTGTTGTAGAgcatctaaaaatcttggtaCCTCCCAAGGGTAAAACCCACCTCTGGTTGTGTAATGTTAGTTCCTACCTGAGaaccttctctcccttcccccttcccactggctgtgacctccctgcatcccctgatCACCCCTGCCCCAGGTATAAGAGATAAAACCCAGAGCATTTCGCTCTCTCTCTTGCCCCGGATGGACGTCAGACAATAAACCCGGGATTATTCCAGCAAGTTTGAGCCTCCTGTGTCTGGATACTTTGAGTCCGTGTTGTATCCACTGCAGGACCCCCTGTGCCCTGAGAGGAGCAGGCTCTCACCAcgggggtgggacagaggggtcccatCGGGGACAGGGAATGCAACACCCCAGGACGGGACGGGTGGCAGGGGAGGGTGCACGCCCCAGGCCCGGCTGCTGGGCTGGGTCCCACCACAgcctcctggcagctcctcacctTCTTGGAGGCCAGGTACTCCATGCCCCGTGCCACCTGGTAGGCACAGGAGACCAGGTCCTTGAAGGAGAGCTGCTCCTCGGGGACGCGGCTGGGGTTGTAGCAGTACTCCATGCCCGGGGGCCGCCGTGCCTGCAGGTACTCCCGCAGGTTGCCCTTGCTGGCGTATTCCACGATCACATAGAGGGGTCCTGAGGGGACgggctggtgaggggctggaacACGCAGCAGGGTGCCAGGCCAGCCCCtccaggggacagcagctggaggggtggcacaggggacGCCTCCTCCCCGCCGTGCACCCTCACCGTCCTGCGTGCAGGCTCCCAGCAGGTTGATGATGTTCTTGTGCTTGCcaatcatcttcatcatctccATCTCAGAGATGAGGTCAGACAAATCCTTCTCTGTGGCATCGGCTGAAGTGGAGAAGGCAGTTAGGGGGTGCCAGGCCGGGCTGCACGCCCCAGACCCCAGCCAGGGCTGCGGCATCGCGCCAGGACCAGCCTTCTCGCTGCCACTTACACTTGAGCATCTTCACGGCCACCTTGGTCACACGGTTGGGCTTGTCCTTGTCAAGGCCGATGGCTTCTGCCAGCACCACCTGGCCGAAGCACCCTTCTCCCAGAGGCTTGCCCAGGATCAGCCTGGTGGGAGAAGACCCCGAGGCAGGGGCAGCAGGTTGGTCCCAGCGGGGGCAGCACGCTcctcagccagctcccagcGGGGGCAGAGCACGGGGCTGGAGCTCACCTGTCCCGGGGCAGCTCCCAGCGCGGGTCCTCGGGCAGCTCGTACTCGGAGACGCCGGCCAGCATGGGGGTGCCGCTGGAGGAGAGGCGCGAGGGCCGCACCAGCATCACGCCCGAGTTCATGGAGGAGCTGGAGTCAGCCGACACCTGCAGCGGGACCGTGGGTTACCTTCACGCAGTGCCCGGGCCCGCAGCTGCCCGTCCCCGGGGGAGGTGGTGATGGGAGCCTTCgccccctcccctgcctgcagccccctgcctgatcccctgcctgcatccccctgcctgcagccccctgcTCACATCCCCCTGCCTGatcccctgcctgcagccccctgcctgcagccccctgcctgATCCCCTGCCTGATCCCCTGCCTGCATCCCCCTGCCTGatcccctgcctgcagccccctgcccacccccctgcctgcagccccctgcctgatcccctgcccacagccccctgcctgcagccccctgcctgatcccctgcctgcagccccctgcccacccccctgcctgcagccccctgcctgatcccctgcccacagccccctgcctgcagccccctgcctgatcccctgcctgcagccccctgcccacccccctgcctgcagccccctgcctgATCCCCTGCCCGCAgccccctgcctgcagccccctgcctgatcccctgcctgcagccccctgcctgcagccccctgcctgATCCCCTGCCTGATCCCCTGCCTGCATCCCCCTGCCTGatcccctgcctgcagccccctgcccacccccctgcccaccccacaCGCCTGATCCCCTGCCTGTAcccccctgcctgcagccccctgcccgCATCCCCCTGCCCGCATCCCCCTGCTCACAgccccctgcccacagccccctgcccgcccccctgcccacccctgcCTGTGTGCCCgccactgctgctccctcccatGGATTTTTCCATTAGTCTCCATCGTGCTGCAGCCCAAAatgcacagcctggcagctcctccaTCTCCTCAGAGTGCACCACGCTCCGCTCAAACCTCACACTGCTGTAAATCCTGCTGGTTCTCCTCGTGAGCCCCCTGGGGAGGGGTGAGGGGAGCTGTGCAGCCCCCACCCTGCTCACCGTGCTGCCCTTGGAGGCACAGCCTGCACAGTCCCACCTCTGCCACCGGCTGGAGCGGGTGGCACACGGAGCAGGGTGAGACCATCCTGGGTCCTGCCACCCCTCCTCCCCCCCATCCCCTCGGAAAGGCTGGGCTCCAGGAGGGGCAGTAGGTGCAAACAAACCCCCTCTCTACTTTCTGTTACCTGTCTGCGCAGGGGGATGCTCTTGGCCAGCTTGTGCACGGCCAGCTGGCTGTTGAAGTCTGTCTTCTTGGTGGTGCTCTTCAGCTTGTAGATGATGATGGTCACCACCATGCAGGAGATGAGGAAGGCTCCGATGCAGTAGATGATGATCTCCAGGTAGAAAGGAGACGTCATCATGGCTGGGGTGTCTTCAATAGCTGGGTTGGCGTGAACAGGGTGTTTGTCAGCACCTGCCAGGCCCCAGGGAGTGGCACTGGGGAGCCCTCGGCTCCTCCCCAAGCTCAGTGGGGACGTGGGTGCAGCAGGGACCAGCAGCTGCCCACCCAGCCTTGCAGGGAAGGCGTGCAAGCAGCCCCAGCTCATCATCCCCATGGCCGAGCAACGCCTTCACCACCTCTGCAGGCGGTGGGATGGGGTCAACTGGGACAGGCATGAAATGGGGGAACAGGGCCAGAGCCACCCCACAGGGATGCAGCACCTCTGGGAACAGGTCTCTGTCCCAGCTGAACTGCTCTGCCCCTGctttggagctgcaggtgcctcACAATCTGGCTGCCCTGTGCATGCTGCAGTGGAATGGGGGCTCTGGCAGcggctggggctgtgggactCCAGGCCTTACTGGTAGTGACTGGGgagagcctggagcagagcagccagcgGCACTCCAGTGGCAATAACCTGCTGTGGGAGCCTGAGCTGGTGGGGAGAAGGAACCCCCAGACCCTGCTTTAGTGGCTGAGGTGGCACTGGAACCACGATCAGCTCAGAGCCTGCAGCCACGTGCTGCGGTCCGTGGTGAATCCGGCAGGACGGGGCTGCCACTTCACCttctgcacccccagcctgaCACCCCCAAAGAGCAGAGCCTCAGAGAGAGGTGTAAGAGGGAGCTGAAGATTCCTGTCCCACCTCTGAGCACACCTGGCTGACAAAGCACTGGCTGATAACTGGGAAAGTTTTAGCTGGAAAGCAAAAACGACCACACAGCACCCCGAAAACTTTCCCATAGCTGTTATCAGGCTTTGGTCCACGCACTgatgctgaggagcagcatCATGGGGACGGGGCAGCCATCCCCAGAGTGcaagcacacacagcccccGACAGCCCTGCACCACAGGGCCAggccctggcaggcaggagggcagcgctgccagcacccccaaacctcccctgctgtccctgagcaggcagcgctggcctggcctggcccagccgTGCGGGACTGTCTTGCTGCGGTGGAACCAGCCCTGCTTAAGTTCCCCAGGTATGCATTGCCTGGGCCAGGGAGAGAGCGGGGACAGACCCCAGCTGGGGTGGAGGGGGGCACAGAGCCGGGGGACgctgccccacagcagccaggctgacCCGCTCCAAGGGGGCTGGGAACTGCTCTCTCCCGGACCACCATGCATACATcggaaaggaaggaagaaagggagaggaagaggagtaTATACCTTCGAGAACTGTCAACCATGCAGAGTGATGGGAGATCCCAATAGAATTACCCGCCAAACATGTATACTCCCCAGCATCCTCAAATGAGACATTCCTTAAGTGAAGGACTTCCATTTCTTTGTCTGTCGTGTTAACGCCAGCCGtctggaaggaaaaatggaagcaaaaaacGGAGAAGCAAACGACATGAGATCTTCTGGGAGGAGgccagagaggagggagagccCAGTCTCATTTGGCAGACCCCCGGGGAGCAGACAGAGACCACTGCAGACCTGCTAGAGAGACCCTTGGGATGAGCACTCATCCCGGTGGACCGAGGGAGATGCGGTTAAAACCCTTCACCAAACGGAGTGTCCTGCCCATGCCAACATGCTGGCGATGGGCTGCATGGAGAAATCAGCCCGGGCAGAGCCGGCCCGCTGGCTCGCTGGCAGGGGAGGCacaaggacagggatgggaggaTGGAGACACAAGGATGGAGATGAGAGAATGGGGATGGGAGGACAGAGACAGGACGGAGACGTGAGGATGGTGACGGGAGGACGGAGACGGGAGGGCAGCACAGACAGGGAAGGCAGCACCGTGCCGGGTGGGGTGCCTGGAATGGCCTGATGGCAGCACCCTCAGACAGCCAGgggccagccccagcagggcagctgcGGTGTCTGCACGATGgggagagcagcacacaggacagacagcaggacagagacgtcagcacacagcagagacactgggacacacacacagagcgCAGCGCCCTGCCGGCCCCGCCGGGTGTTTTTCCATGGTTGTTACAccagaaacagcagaaacaagAGAGCCCAGAGTTTCGTTTTCCACCGCCAGGCATTCTTCCGATTACCTGTGGCCAGGGGCCTGGTGACTGTGAGCCACGCAGACTGGTTGGCCTCGCCAATATAATTGGAAACCTTACAAACATACTCCCCGCTCTCCGCCTCTGTCACATTATACAGGGTCAGCACCTCCGCATCAGAGCTATTAATCCCCGAGTGCTGGAACAGACCAACAACAGGGAGTCACACGGATGTGCTCAGGAACCGCCCCGAGGGCGCCctgccaggcaggggctgctccccacacccacagctgggaacaggagaaggagcagacaGGAATGGGGGTGTCACCCTGCTCCCCCCTGCTTCCCAGAGgtcaggagcacagctgggaatggctgcatggaatcacagaacgggttggaagggatctttacAGGCCACCCTGTgacctcctgccccagctgggccAGTGCTGAGCGGCACTGCTGGggtgcagagggagctgctctccctgggatgatccagggctcccagcaccgtgctcctgcccagccctgtgctgtgtgtccttGGGGCTCCCAcggggctgcagagccagcacacAGCGTGGCACgacagccctccctgctccctgcccagcaggctGCTGATGGCTCTGGGGCTCCAGCTGCCCCAAGGCCGGCGGTCCCCAGCCCCAGGTAACTCTTGTGGGGCATCCACGTGGCTGccagtgccctgctcctgcccctggcccagggaagctgggggCCATGGCTGGCACCAGCCAGCGTGTGGCTTTACCTTCAGGATCTGCACGTAGGGCAGGTTGTCGGGGCCGATCTTGCTGCCGTTCACCTCAATGTGCTTCAGCCACTGGATGTGGGGCTGAGGGTCACTGTAGACCTTGCAGACAAACTCCACGTTGCTGCCCAGGGCCACTGTCTTGTTGGCAGGGAGCCCTGCCTGCAGGATGGGCCGGTGCGGGGACCGCTCTGCAGGACCGGAGATGGGGCACCTTACAATGGGGTTTGGGGTGCcctgctggggtttggggtgccCTTCTGGGGTTTGGGGCACCTTACAATGGGGTTAGGGGTGCCCTGCTGGGGTTTGGGGCACCTTACAATGGGGTTNGGGGTGCCCTGCTGGGGTTTGGGGCACCTTACAatggggtttggggtgtcctgCTGGGGTTAGGGGTGCCCTGCTGGGGCTTGGGGCACCTTACAATGGGGTTTGGGGTGCCCTGCTGGGGCTTGGGGCACCTTACAATGGGGTTAGGGGTGCCCTGCTGAGGTTTGGGGTGCCCTGCTGAGGTTTGGGGTGCcctgctggggtttggggtgccCTGCTGAGGTTTGGggtgccctgctgcccaccctcGGGTGCACTGCAGCCCCCCATGCCCGGGATCCCCGCCTGAGGTGGGCACCAATGCACCCAATGCAACATTAGTGTCCCCCAGGAGCCGGCCTGCAGTGGGGTGAGGGCATCCAGGATGGGGGACAGGAGGAACCCcggtgtggggacagggacatcagCACCTATTGGGCAGGGCCAGAGGTCAAACAAACCTATGGAGGGCCCTGGCTGTTAACAAAGTGGCTGCCACTCTGGTGAGTCAGCATTAACAAACCCCTTTGTTCACCTCGCTGACTGTTCCCTTCAGTTTGCTCAGTGTAATcaaattaaatcacatttttaatggTTCATTTACTGGCATTTAGAGCAGCTCCACATGTGGAACTGCTCAGACCAGCCTCCCCAGCTGGGAATTATGGCTAATAAGGCGATTAGAAAAAGTTTCTGTCTGGTCTATGAAATTATCTTCACCACAATTAAAAATCCCCAGGACAGGGTGGGGTGAACTTTctgcctggctggctgctgcccGCCgtgctgcacagggcagggatggggctgagccccttccctgggagcacagcccagcaccaattcctgcctgggcaggcagagggggATGAGGATGCAGAGCCCCAGCGCTGTGCTGCTCACCCACGACATCCAGCTGGTAGGTGTGGTTGATGCTGCCGTACTTGTTCTCCACAATGCAGGTGTAGTTGCCTTTATCCGACGGCACCACCGAGTCCATGATGATGCTCCAGGTCGCCTGGCGGACCTGGGGAGGACAGAGCCGGTTACGGGCGAGCCCCAGGTCCCGCTCATGTCAGAGCTGGTTTGacccctggcacaggcaggacgTAAATCTCTCTTTGAGGTcacctttctccttccctgcagagggGCTGTAATTGCTGCCAGCTGTCCCAGGACAGCCCGGCCACAGAGCCAACTGTGGCgagcagcagatgctgccaGCTCCCCTGCGGTGTGGGGACACCCCTCTCTGCTGGCCCACACCCCTCTCTGCTGGCCCACACCCCTCTCTGCTGGCCCACACCCCTCTCTGCTGGCCCACGTGTGTGGAGGGAACACACCAGCATTgttcctcctgcaggagcctggggctcagagctgcagcGCTCCCCACGGACAGctggccctgtgctgctccccagtgctgctccccagggcatCTCCTCGGGGAGAGCCTcagtggctctgctgggaagagCACAGCCCAGGTCCCTCTGGCCACGGGGCACCGGGAGGCTCTCCAaaagccagccctgcccctgctggctccagctgggGCTCCTCACGGCAAACCCTCCTGGAGCCCTGCTCATGATCGcattcctccctcccagctgcagacTGGTTATTTCCACAGTCCTGCattccagccccactgcctACCCAGGGCCCtgtgctgtcaccagcagccacagtgctgcaggcagcccctctcctccccacccctgAGCCCAGGTCCTGGGTCAGCCTGTGTCCCtccccaggacacagagcacagagctggaagctgtgacgtggagccctggcaggagcCCTGGCATGCAGGGCCAcggctggagctgcctgtgacATGTGGCATGTGACTCAGTGGTGATGGTGGCCCCCCAGCCAGGCTGGTTCAGGGCTCCCAGCCTGGGAGACACGGAGGGCTCTGAGCCCCAGgcaggctgcagccctgctcctgacACCAGGAGATGCCAAAAGGGGACAGTGCTGCCTCGTAGctgccagcaggacagcagctctggccagcCCCTCCCTTGGGGAGAAAAGGAGCTCAAGGAtgctgccctggagctgtgaGGAGGGGAAAGCCAAGCTGCCATCCCACCCAGTGGCAtctgcagcctggctctgctgtgggcacTAGGAAAGCAGCACCGagctcctccccagctcaggGAGCCAGTGTGGCCCCCAAATAGGGGCTGGAGTACCCCAcgtgctggagcagcccccaCCAAACactgctgggagcccagggccCCTGGGGATGCCCAGACCCCTCTCCTTGCCTGGGGGATTAGGCAGGtgtggagccaggctggctgcagcacaagCCCCctcccccagggctgagctggtaCAAACATGACCCAgaagcagctccctgccctaGGATGACTCCCAAACAGCAATGGCAGAGGGGCCCATCTGcccctgctgggctgtgtggaTGGGCCTTGGTGCCTCTGGAGCCCCTTCCCAGTCCTCCCCCCgcaggagcccccagccctggagtgtgcacagggccaggggctgctccccagccctggagtgtgcacagggccaggggctgctccccagccctggagggtgcagggccaggggctgctccccagccctggagtgtgcacagggccaggggctgctccccagccctggagcaggggctgctccccagccctggaggtgcacagggacaggagctgctccccagtCCCGTACCTTGTAGCCCCCGATGCGGTGGTCAGGTTTGAACTCTTTGCCGTTCTTCAGCCAGCGCAGTGTGGGGTTGGGTGTCCCACTCGATGGACACTTGAATTTCACTGTTTTGGCAGCAGGGACGGCGTGGAGCTTCTTCTCCATCTTCTCAGGATAGGTCCAGTAGGGAGCGATGGCCTCTGGGGAGCAGAAGGagggctcagcactgccaaacccagcagcctcctgctcctggagtaACCCCAAGAgttcccagagcagggctggcacaggaatcagaagccagcagccaagcctgGCTAAAGCAGGGAGGGAtcctgggacagggctgggacacgGGGCATTGCCCACGAGTCACAGCAGCCCTTTCTGTGTGGGGTGGATGCTCCCAACACAGCAAACCCCGTGCTCTGACCCAGCTGCTGCACCCCCTGCACCCAGACCTGCTCTCCCCACTGCACCCCTGCCACTGCCGGGTGCCCTGGGCTCCTGCCCCATCCTGGGGTGATGCTCACGGGTGCCCAGCCCgtccctgcctggccctgggGCAGCGCCGTGGGCAAAGGCAGCTCGCACGTACGGTTCGGCTTGGTGTTATCCGCCTCCTTCTCCTCCGACGAGGAATCATCTTCATCGTCATCATCCTCTGCCGAGGGGAGAGCGTCtgcaagagaagcagcagccctgctgagtgTCTGTGGGAGTGCTCTCCTGAGGCTGGCGAGGCCTGGAGCGCCAGGGGcggctgctgggggctgtgcccagcgaggcaggagggcaggaccGTGGGCAGGGATCCCACACaatccccagcacaggcagggctggcagagcccagcatcCCGTGCCTGCAGCCTCGGGCATCCTGAAGAGATGCGCTGTCACAGGTGAGAGCTCCTCTCCCCGTGGCCGGTGCCACCAACACCCTCGGGGTGGCTGTGGAGACCCCCTGAGCACAGACACGTCCCCACCTCGagccttcctccctctccagccttaCACCCATCAACAGCGATGCTGAGCACCAGCATCGTGTCCCTgtgcccctcctgcagcccctgcccctcaGATCAACGTGAGATGaattccagctgcttctccctgcactgcagcgGCAAGGGAgccacagcactgccctggaAACTCCTCTGGGCACAGCNNNNNNNNNNNNNNNNNNNNNNNNNNNNNNNNNNNNNNNNNNNNNNNNNNNNNNNNNNNNNNNNNNNNNNNNNNNNNNNNNNNNNNNNNNNNNNNNNNNNNNNNNNNNNNNNNNNNNNNNNNNNNNNNNNNNNNNNNNNNNNNNNNNNNNNNNNNNNNNNNNNNNNNNNNNNNNNNNNNNNNNNNNNNNNNNNNNNNNNNNNNNNNNNNNNNNNNNNNNNNNNNNNNNNNNNNNNNNNNNNNNNNNNNNNNNNNNNNNNNNNNNNNNNNNNNNNNNNNNNNNNNNNNNNNNNNNNNNNNNNNNNNNNNNNNNNNNNNNNNNNNNNNNNNNNNNNNNNNNNNNNNNNNNNNNNNNNNNNNNNNNNNNNNNNNNNNNNNNNNNNNNNNNNNNNNNNNNNNNNNNNNNNNNNNNNNNNNNNNNNNNNNNNNNNNNNNNNNNNNNNNNNNNNNNNNNNNNNNNNNNNNNNNNNNNNNNNNNNNNNNNNNNNNNNNNNNNNNNNNNNNNNNNNNNNNNNNNNNNNNNNNNNNNNNNNNNNNNNNNNNNNNNNNNNNNNNNNNNNNNNNNNNNNNNNNNNNNNNNNNNNNNNNNNNNNNNNNNNNNNNNNNNNNNNNNNNNNNNNNNNNNNNNNNNNNNNNNNNNNNNNNNNNNNNNNNNNNNNNNNNNNNNNNNNNNNNNNNNNNNNNNNNNNNNNNNNNNNNNNNNNNNNNNNNNNNNNNNNNNNNNNNNNNNNNNNNNNNNNNNNNNNNNNNNNNNNNNNNNNNNNNNNNNNNNNNNNNNNNNNNNNNNNNNNNNNNNNNNNNNNNNNNNNNNNNNN
It encodes:
- the FGFR1 gene encoding fibroblast growth factor receptor 1 isoform X4 — encoded protein: MFTWRCLILWAVLVAAALSAARPAPTLPDQDALPSAEDDDDEDDSSSEEKEADNTKPNQAIAPYWTYPEKMEKKLHAVPAAKTVKFKCPSSGTPNPTLRWLKNGKEFKPDHRIGGYKVRQATWSIIMDSVVPSDKGNYTCIVENKYGSINHTYQLDVVERSPHRPILQAGLPANKTVALGSNVEFVCKVYSDPQPHIQWLKHIEVNGSKIGPDNLPYVQILKTAGVNTTDKEMEVLHLRNVSFEDAGEYTCLAGNSIGISHHSAWLTVLEAIEDTPAMMTSPFYLEIIIYCIGAFLISCMVVTIIIYKLKSTTKKTDFNSQLAVHKLAKSIPLRRQVSADSSSSMNSGVMLVRPSRLSSSGTPMLAGVSEYELPEDPRWELPRDRLILGKPLGEGCFGQVVLAEAIGLDKDKPNRVTKVAVKMLKSDATEKDLSDLISEMEMMKMIGKHKNIINLLGACTQDGPLYVIVEYASKGNLREYLQARRPPGMEYCYNPSRVPEEQLSFKDLVSCAYQVARGMEYLASKKCIHRDLAARNVLVTEDNVMKIADFGLARDIHHIDYYKKTTNGRLPVKWMAPEALFDRIYTHQSDVWSFGVLLWEIFTLGGSPYPGVPVEELFKLLKEGHRMDKPSNCTNELYMMMRDCWHAVPSQRPTFKQLVEDLDRIVAMTSNQEYLDLSMPLDQYSPGFPDTRSSTCSSGEDSVFSHDPLPDEPCLPKPPPQHSNGGLKRH
- the FGFR1 gene encoding fibroblast growth factor receptor 1 isoform X3 translates to MFTWRCLILWAVLVAAALSAARPAPTLPDQDALPSAEDDDDEDDSSSEEKEADNTKPNQAIAPYWTYPEKMEKKLHAVPAAKTVKFKCPSSGTPNPTLRWLKNGKEFKPDHRIGGYKVRQATWSIIMDSVVPSDKGNYTCIVENKYGSINHTYQLDVVERSPHRPILQAGLPANKTVALGSNVEFVCKVYSDPQPHIQWLKHIEVNGSKIGPDNLPYVQILKTAGVNTTDKEMEVLHLRNVSFEDAGEYTCLAGNSIGISHHSAWLTVLEAIEDTPAMMTSPFYLEIIIYCIGAFLISCMVVTIIIYKLKSTTKKTDFNSQLAVHKLAKSIPLRRQVTVSADSSSSMNSGVMLVRPSRLSSSGTPMLAGVSEYELPEDPRWELPRDRLILGKPLGEGCFGQVVLAEAIGLDKDKPNRVTKVAVKMLKSDATEKDLSDLISEMEMMKMIGKHKNIINLLGACTQDGPLYVIVEYASKGNLREYLQARRPPGMEYCYNPSRVPEEQLSFKDLVSCAYQVARGMEYLASKKCIHRDLAARNVLVTEDNVMKIADFGLARDIHHIDYYKKTTNGRLPVKWMAPEALFDRIYTHQSDVWSFGVLLWEIFTLGGSPYPGVPVEELFKLLKEGHRMDKPSNCTNELYMMMRDCWHAVPSQRPTFKQLVEDLDRIVAMTSNQEYLDLSMPLDQYSPGFPDTRSSTCSSGEDSVFSHDPLPDEPCLPKPPPQHSNGGLKRH
- the FGFR1 gene encoding fibroblast growth factor receptor 1 isoform X2, with amino-acid sequence MFTWRCLILWAVLVAAALSAARPAPTLPDQALAKAKIEVESYSAHPGELLQLRCRLRDDVQSINWVRDGIQLAENNRTRITGDEVEVRDVVPEDSGLYACMTNSPSGSETTYFSVNISDALPSAEDDDDEDDSSSEEKEADNTKPNQAIAPYWTYPEKMEKKLHAVPAAKTVKFKCPSSGTPNPTLRWLKNGKEFKPDHRIGGYKVRQATWSIIMDSVVPSDKGNYTCIVENKYGSINHTYQLDVVERSPHRPILQAGLPANKTVALGSNVEFVCKVYSDPQPHIQWLKHIEVNGSKIGPDNLPYVQILKTAGVNTTDKEMEVLHLRNVSFEDAGEYTCLAGNSIGISHHSAWLTVLEAIEDTPAMMTSPFYLEIIIYCIGAFLISCMVVTIIIYKLKSTTKKTDFNSQLAVHKLAKSIPLRRQVSADSSSSMNSGVMLVRPSRLSSSGTPMLAGVSEYELPEDPRWELPRDRLILGKPLGEGCFGQVVLAEAIGLDKDKPNRVTKVAVKMLKSDATEKDLSDLISEMEMMKMIGKHKNIINLLGACTQDGPLYVIVEYASKGNLREYLQARRPPGMEYCYNPSRVPEEQLSFKDLVSCAYQVARGMEYLASKKCIHRDLAARNVLVTEDNVMKIADFGLARDIHHIDYYKKTTNGRLPVKWMAPEALFDRIYTHQSDVWSFGVLLWEIFTLGGSPYPGVPVEELFKLLKEGHRMDKPSNCTNELYMMMRDCWHAVPSQRPTFKQLVEDLDRIVAMTSNQEYLDLSMPLDQYSPGFPDTRSSTCSSGEDSVFSHDPLPDEPCLPKPPPQHSNGGLKRH
- the FGFR1 gene encoding fibroblast growth factor receptor 1 isoform X1 yields the protein MFTWRCLILWAVLVAAALSAARPAPTLPDQALAKAKIEVESYSAHPGELLQLRCRLRDDVQSINWVRDGIQLAENNRTRITGDEVEVRDVVPEDSGLYACMTNSPSGSETTYFSVNISDALPSAEDDDDEDDSSSEEKEADNTKPNQAIAPYWTYPEKMEKKLHAVPAAKTVKFKCPSSGTPNPTLRWLKNGKEFKPDHRIGGYKVRQATWSIIMDSVVPSDKGNYTCIVENKYGSINHTYQLDVVERSPHRPILQAGLPANKTVALGSNVEFVCKVYSDPQPHIQWLKHIEVNGSKIGPDNLPYVQILKTAGVNTTDKEMEVLHLRNVSFEDAGEYTCLAGNSIGISHHSAWLTVLEAIEDTPAMMTSPFYLEIIIYCIGAFLISCMVVTIIIYKLKSTTKKTDFNSQLAVHKLAKSIPLRRQVTVSADSSSSMNSGVMLVRPSRLSSSGTPMLAGVSEYELPEDPRWELPRDRLILGKPLGEGCFGQVVLAEAIGLDKDKPNRVTKVAVKMLKSDATEKDLSDLISEMEMMKMIGKHKNIINLLGACTQDGPLYVIVEYASKGNLREYLQARRPPGMEYCYNPSRVPEEQLSFKDLVSCAYQVARGMEYLASKKCIHRDLAARNVLVTEDNVMKIADFGLARDIHHIDYYKKTTNGRLPVKWMAPEALFDRIYTHQSDVWSFGVLLWEIFTLGGSPYPGVPVEELFKLLKEGHRMDKPSNCTNELYMMMRDCWHAVPSQRPTFKQLVEDLDRIVAMTSNQEYLDLSMPLDQYSPGFPDTRSSTCSSGEDSVFSHDPLPDEPCLPKPPPQHSNGGLKRH